In a genomic window of Leucoraja erinacea ecotype New England chromosome 8, Leri_hhj_1, whole genome shotgun sequence:
- the zgc:66455 gene encoding uncharacterized protein zgc:66455, which yields MERRIGRSIKRLVIEKLSTFSSFKELFLLTIKSVDAPGLLFVYWLYFSPGAEDIYILIESRLKQLVSKSVSNLRYGKAEIFLISIEDVDECTSGLSTCDPEATCLNAFGLYSCRCPKGFEVSSGIGCAKNVKSESGFVSPLGLQEILASVILCVVLVLAIMLMLLFMIKRKNKRILARNQSSDDFLPRQQTLLPQEEMRLEESLFEFDGTQNNRIFFKNSEPVEVVIGRGDCMGFKMVQKQRSVESPHL from the exons ATGGAGAGGCGGATTGGAAGATCCATCAAACGGCTG GTTATCGAAAAGCTTTCAACATTTTCATCTTTCAAAGAGTTATTTCTTCTAACTATTAAGAG TGTGGACGCTCCAGGTTTGCTCTTTGTCTACTGGCTATACTTCAGTCCTGGGGCAGAAGATATCTACATTCTCATTGAGAGTCGGTTGAAGCAACTGGTGTCAAAATCTGTTTCTAATCTGCGATATGGAAAAGCTGAGATATTTTTAATATCTATTGAAG ATGTGGATGAATGTACCTCTGGGCTTTCCACCTGCGATCCTGAAGCCACTTGTTTGAATGCATTTGGTTTATATTCTTGTCGATGTCCCAAAGGATTTGAAGTTTCTTCTGGCATTGGCTGTGCCAAGAATGTGAAATCAG AATCTGGCTTTGTGTCTCCCCTTGGTTTGCAAGAAATCCTAGCAAGTGTTatcttgtgtgtagttttggtcctgGCCATAATGTTAATGCTCCTTTTTATGattaaaagaaaaaacaaaagaatCCTTGCTCGTAACCAGAGTTCCGATGACTTCCTTCCAAGGCAACAAACTTTGCTTCCTCAAGAAGAAATGAGGCTGGAAGAATCGTTGTTCGAATTTGATGGAACCCAGAATAACAGAATTTTCTTCAAAAATAGTGAGCCCGTTGAAGTTGTGATTGGCCGTGGAGATTGTATGGGGTTTAAAATGGTACAGAAGCAACGGTCGGTGGAAAGTCCGCACTTGTGA